The following coding sequences lie in one Ctenopharyngodon idella isolate HZGC_01 chromosome 11, HZGC01, whole genome shotgun sequence genomic window:
- the si:ch211-262i1.5 gene encoding uncharacterized protein si:ch211-262i1.5 has translation MSSKSFKYLRREGASSRYCCVPFCKMSSRFNSVISFHSFPLDEETRKKWLSNVRREDFKVSPNTRVCSRHFKSDDLIEPSTPTSRRLLKKGAVPTLFQWNSCSTPAPKLPGLWKKKKVSTHLKEDPVPTDPHQDHDYCSSPVQADLALDQTEDLRKEVECLRRQVAELSVLQRFCLGRFAASDDDIMFYTRFATYNHLMAFWRLIEPASHNMVRLTRARQTTTKSEDGASGSASCQSLQPIDEFFLFMVHLSVGLTERDLGHRFNIHQSNVSQIITTWANFLYTILGSVRIWMSEEAVKAQMPKEFQDYPDTQVVIDCTELRCQTPSSLMLDGEGSHCTFKGLIGMAPHGAVTFVSSLCGGSVSDKELLKQSGIVSLLKPGMAIMVNKCFLVDDCVPCKVYRPAYLIKQEELPANEVRETQSIARLRVYIERLICRVKQHKLFDTIIPHSITGTINQLYTVACLLINYQNGPLLQAWAKD, from the exons ATGAGTTCAAAAAGCTTTAAATACCTTCGGCGTGAAGGTGCATCGTCTCGATATTGTTGTGTCCCGTTCTGTAAAATGTCCTCAAGGTTTAATTCTGTGATAAGTTTCCATAGTTTCCCATTGGACGAAGAAACACGGAAAAAGTGGCTTAGCAATGTCCGGCGTGAGGATTTTAAAGTTAGTCCTAATACAAGAGTCTGCAGTCGTCACTTCAAGAGCGATGATTTGATTGAGCCATCGACCCCTACATCACGCAGACTACTGAAGAAGGGTGCTGTGCCCACGTTGTTCCAATGGAACAGCTGTTCCACCCCAGCACCAAAACTCCCCGGGTtatggaagaagaaaaaagtttCCACTCATTTAAAAGAAGATCCTGTGCCTACGGACCCGCATCAGGATCATGATTATTGCTCATCTCCAGTCCAGGCTGATTTGGCTTTGGATCAGACCGAAGATCTCCGAAAGGAGGTGGAGTGCCTGAGGAGACAGGTGGCAGAGTTGTCTGTCCTTCAGAGATTTTGTTTGGGGAGATTTGCTGCATCTGACGATGACATAATGTTTTACACTAG GTTTGCGACTTACAACCACTTGATGGCGTTCTGGAGACTGATTGAGCCTGCATCCCACAACATGGTTCGTTTGACCAGAGCAAGGCAAACTACAACAAAGAGTGAAGATGGAGCATCAGGCAGTGCATct TGTCAGTCCCTGCAGCCCATAGATGAGTTTTTTCTCTTCATGGTCCATCTCTCGGTTGGTCTAACAGAGAGGGATCTGGGCCACAGATTCAACATCCATCAGTCCAACGTGAGTCAAATAATTACAACATGGGCCAATTTCCTGTACACCATTCTTGGATCTGTGCGCATCTGGATGTCTGAGGAGGCGGTCAAGGCTCAAATGCCAAAGGAATTCCAGGACTACCCAGACACACAAGTAGTGATTGACTGCACCGAGCTGCGTTGCCAAACACCATCCTCTCTCATGCTTGATGGTGAAGGGTCCCATTGCACCTTCAAGGGGTTAATTGGCATGGCACCTCATGGTGCAGTCACTTTTGTGTCATCCTTGTGTGGAGGATCTGTCAGTGACAAGGAACTTCTGAAGCAGTCTGGGATTGTGTCGCTACTGAAACCTGGAATGGCCATTATGGTCAACAAATGTTTTCTTGTAGATGACTGTGTACCATGCAAAGTTTACAGACCTGCTTACCTGATAAAGCAGGAAGAGTTGCCAGCTAATGAGGTGAGGGAGACTCAATCCATTGCTCGGCTGAGGGTTTACATTGAGCGCCTCATCTGCAGGGTGAAGCAACACAAGCTGTTTGATACAATCATCCCTCACTCCATCACCGGGACCATCAACCAGCTATACACTGTCGCTTGCCTCCTTATAAACTACCAGAATGGCCCTTTGTTACAAGCATGGGCAAAGGATTAA
- the si:ch211-262i1.4 gene encoding thymic stromal cotransporter homolog, with the protein MGAILTLVEPVVVINKLGTSFFDMALTQTVYNQSLRAALGDSDQAQALSSRFLLIQSVLSSVAAMLSIIPLSRMADRHGPKFFLVASQMGSVLGMFMLVIFIYCEVPLEFLYLGSLLHGLSGGGPLFWAGVAALASLSSEQGKRTLKLNIIDFCFGVAGVVGGLLSGYLYQMGPSILLLTAILVSVVALLYTVFALSDSRCSVSEGEPLLTESESGNTMDRVSIGMLMTAMVLFILGMVGSENVLQLFVLKPPLSWDSVWAGYGRAATSAMYLSSFLGVLILFNVLGDTALTLLGIVSNCTGMAIMAFAIESWVYFLARGIMMFACVPMPTLRAMLSKNLPPQQYGRIFGLLQLVLAVTDLLSNVFFTSIYPLTLSWFSGFCFLLSCAISYISVVPIM; encoded by the exons ATGGGGGCCATTCTGACTTTAGTGGAGCCCGTGGTTGTCATCAATAAACTGGGGACGTCCTTCTTTGATATGGCCCTCACACAGACCGTGTACAACCAGTCGCTGAGGGCAGCACTAGGAGACAGTGATCAAGCACAGGCGTTATCCTCACGCTTTCTTCTTATTCAGAGTGTGTTATCCTCTGTGGCGGCCATGTTGTCCATTATACCACTGAGCCGCATGGCAGACCGCCATGGACCTAAATTCTTCCTGGTGGCCTCTCAAATGGGTTCAGTTTTGGGCATGTTTATGCTTGTCATCTTCATTTACTGTGAGGTTCCTCTGGAGTTTCTCTACTTGGGCTCTTTGCTGCATGGTTTGAGTGGAGGTGGGCCACTGTTCTGGGCTGGGGTGGCTGCTCTGGCGTCTCTGAGTTCGGAGCAGGGCAAACGCACTCTTAAACTCAACATCATAGACTTCTGTTTTGGGGTCGCAGGGGTTGTGGGAGGTCTCCTGTCTGGATATCTGTACCAGATGGGACCATCAATTCTCCTCCTGACAGCAATTCTGGTTAGTGTTGTGGCACTACTGTACACTGTGTTTGCCCTTTCTGACTCGAGATGTTCCGTATCTGAGGGAGAGCCGTTGCTGACTGAATCCGAAAGTGGGAACACCATGGATCGAGTCTCCATAGGCATGCTGATGACAGCCATGGTGCTGTTCATATTAGGCATGGTCGGATCAGAAAATGTGCTCCAGCTGTTTGTACTGAAGCCACCTCTGAGCTGGGACTCAGTGTGGGCAGGATATGGCAGAGCCGCCACCAGTGCCATGTACCTCAGTAGCTTCTTAGGGGTTCTGATTCTGTTCAATGTGTTGGGGGACACAGCCCTCACTCTTCTGGGTATTGTGTCCAACTGCACGGGGATGGCAATCATGGCATTTGCAATAGAAAGCTGGGTCTACTTCCTGG CTAGAGGAATCATGATGTTTGCCTGCGTTCCCATGCCAACTCTGCGAGCTATGCTGTCCAAGAATCTGCCTCCTCAGCAATATG GGCGAATCTTTGGGCTGCTCCAGCTGGTTCTGGCTGTGACTGATCTCTTGTCTAATGTCTTTTTCACCTCCATTTACCCACTAACTCTCAGCTGGTTCAGTGGCTTCTGTTTCCTCCTCTCCTGTGCCATTAGTTACATTAGTGTCGTCCCGATCATGTAA